ACATTTAGTTTTTATTCCTACCACAGCTTGTGGTTTTCCAGCTTGTTTGGCATAAGACAAGGCCTTCATGTAGGCATCTTCAATCTGTTCATAATCATGTCCACTTTTATCATGCACATATGCAATGTTACACCACGTGTCGCACTTCTACAAAACAACATTAAGAAAGCTCTTAGAGGACTGTAACACATCATCAACTTCAACTAGGACCACTTTACATTCTTCTGACAACCATTAAACAGGGGTTTCACTGAAAGCCAGTTAATGGTGGTCTACCACTGTCCATAAGACCTCTTGCTGCCTTCTCTTTCAGGCTCTTGTCTCTGGCTTTTGCCTTATGGCACAGCCACCTATTAATAACACCATTGGCAGCCACTTAtagaaaatttattgaaacccctgcttGTTAGACAGTTTGAAGCAAAGGCATTGGACCAAACACAATAATGGTCAATTTTCTCAGATTACCCAGTAGACCAGGTTCAAAGGAAAACTTTGCTCTTTCTGTCTCTGCACTGATAAGGAGAAAAGAGCAGATGGATTATTAAAAACTCAATTCTACTATTACTACAGAGGACCTTAAAGAACAGTACTATAAGCTGCAACCCTTCAGGCCACCATAGCGATTGGGAAACATTCTTGGAAATTTAATCAACAATCATATGGGAGTCACAATATATGGCAAACTGAGTTTTGCAGTCATGTAGCAAGCTGTACCATTTAGTTAATACAAATAGGAGTCTATGGTCAAAAGTAcataaatgtgaaataaaaatttcaaatattcaaCTTTTACTCTCCAGTTTACCTTTTTGGCATCCCCTTCTTCCAAACTGAATGTTTCTAGTTCTTTCATGTAGCAGTCAATGGCATCTTGAGGACATTTGAGGTCAAAGTATGTTATTGCAAGGGACACAAAAATAGGTGACAGCTCTGTGCCAGACTTCCCTGCACATTTGGCCAAATCAAGCTGCAGAGTTGAGACATTTTAATAGTCAATTAGCCTTGAAACCAGTAAGTACTATCATTGAATCTCCTAAAATTACCACTCTGCTATATTTTGAACCCCTCATTCTCAAAATAAGCCTcatagtttttaattatcatttttttttgcttactTCCTTAAAACGGGGCTGCTACAACTATGATTaataagtaataaaaaaatttctttgtcaatGTACATGTTTGCACTGAAACAATTGAACAATATAAGTGCTCAGAttattaattttgactttctttCAGTTTGGAATCCATTAAATTGCataaattttgtcaattttacaCACAACTGAAGTTCACTAAAAGACGGTCAGATCAATTACAGAGTTAAAAGATTCACCACTCATATCTTATAGAATTATACAATTTTTTCCCTATATTGGTGTTAAAACCAAGTCCAGTGGTGATTACATCAAGAGAATTCCACTCGAGTCTAAAAGCATTTATTATTAAGAATTTATTTGCATGGTGAACATACAATACAATGCAGCTATTCTATAAATTGAATGGAAAAGTTACCTCCCTCTTGTAGAAACCTAAAGCTTTGCGGAAAGACCTTGCTTGACAGTACAGATCACCAAGGGTGTccaatattttaatttgttcatccAGAGAAAATTCTGAGAGTTTAGCCCATTTTCTCTCAAATCTAATTCCCTTTATGGCTACAAAGACAAAACAAGAGAAAGGATAAGAATGCTGTGGTTTAGTAACtgacatatgaaaaaaaatggcCTCAGATTTGGCTTTACCTGTTGCTAAACTTGATTTCAATTCCTCTAGATCATCAGATCTCTTGGTCTTATTAATAATGTATGCTTTCTTTAAATTACTACGAGCAGCTGAAAATTCCCCCAGCTTGAGGAAAACCTAACAAATAAGAAAGTACACATCAACAATAAATCTACCACTGTAAATGATTTGAATACATGGGTAATAATTGATCATGCATTCTAATTATCTGGATAAGGGGAATCATGAAAATGACTGATGTAGATGACAGTGATTGACATTTTGACAACCTCAGCAGCAGTTGTCAATAGAATCACACCAGGAGTTCTTTGCTTAGGATAAGCTTAAGTTTGGTTTGTAAAAACTACTTGGCCAGTTTTAGTCTGTCAGTGAAGATATGTAGTTCAGTTTGCTTCCCTACACTAATGCAATGAGGAAGTTATTTGTGGGGCATTATAGTGCTGTTGTTTCTGAGGGGTCTTTTCCAGGTCCGCTTTCAGCCTGGCAATTAGAAGTTTAAATTGATGTGACCAAGGCAGGTTCTGATGTTGTTATTTGAACAATGAGACAGACATAAAgccacaaataaatttatttatacaGGTCCTGAGCTTGTAGGTGCAGGTCTTGACACTCTGAACTACTGAATTAAACTAACTAACTGTACTACTTTTATAAGGAATCAAACAATAGCAGGAAATTCTTATGATTTTGAAGCTAGGCGTGATAGTGTGACATACAAGAAATTTATGATGCACATCCTATGTGTGGGATGACTTGATTATCAATAGGAAATAGTTTGTGCAGATGTAACTCTAAAACTATGACAAAAATGTCATGCATTTTGTGAGCCTGGTCACATTAAGTCACAGTTCAACTTAATTTGCAGAAATGTGGGGTTCAGTCTTGTTGCGACTGACAGTTGTATGTCATGAATGACAAAGTTAAGTCACAGGTTTATTTCTTTCTGAATTATTTAATAGATCatctaataccccattcaccCCAACACTTAAACATGAAGTGGTAAATAAAAGAGGTTAACTCCTAAAGTACCTTTCCCAACAAAGCCAAAGCATCTGCCTCATCAAACTTGTTGTTTCCCTGTCTGGCCACCAGTAAGGCCTGTTCAAAGCACCTCAAGGCATGTGCATcttgatcagatttcatttgAATACCACCAATTGCTAGCAGACAGCGGTACTCAGTGTCCCTCAAACCTTGATCTCTGTAAGTGTGAGAACACAAAGCCTCAGCATGGTAGAGTGTATTTATTGAAGCTTGCTGAACTCAGATCCACATATACTTTTAATTCAAGTATAAAAAGGCTTACCAGTTGATCATCATCAAGAATATGATAGAGATCAATAAACCACCTCagtaaattttgaaagctgatgtttcaagcattaatACCATTGTAAATGGAATAAGAGAGATAGTGAGTTTTTAGCGgagaagaaatagagaaagatgtttttcatcttgttgtGAGTGTGGAACAAACAATATATAGGCATgtgtagcatgcaagagttattgtTAGCAAGGGTGGAGGTTTGTGGGTTATGTACATTTTACAGggaaaaatttacaacttaAACAAGAACTATTTCTTGTTCCTAAGATGAAATCTTAATTTGAAAGATAAACTTTTGTTCTCAAGTTTGTAATGTTTCCATGCACTTGATATAACAGCCACCATTCTACTTCTTTAACAAACTACCTggtattttcattcattgatttTGTATCTAATATCTTAAAACAGATGATCATGTTACACTtgtttatatcattagcctACTGGAATGGAAGCTCAAGGCTGAGTTGAGGTATTTGCTAACCTAGGGGGTTGCCATTCTattaaggggggaggggtttgGCATTCTATCTGGGGGTGGGGGAATGGGTTCTTGATAAATGCAGCTGGAAGCCTCTACCAACCACCTAAAATTTGCAAAGTGGCATGAGTTAAGCCCATGGTATTGCTTAATGCTATGCTTATACATTGTAATGTAATTATAGTCTACAACATTAAGATCACTCATCAATTATTATACATTGCACAGAGAAAAATTACCTTGCAATGATCAAACCCTTCTCCATAAAATTCTTGGCTCTACACAGATCCTTCTGGTTTTCATAAATTATACCAAGATTGAGATACAATCTTGACTTCATCTCTAACAATTCCTTTTGGGAAACACTTCTGTGTAGTTTGTCACAGACATCTAGACTTTTCAGGAATGCAGTCTGTGCCTCAAGAAGAAATTCTTCCACCTCGTCACTATTGATTGCATCATCTGAGTGGACAAGCCATGTGCGCCCAATGGTGGCCAAGGCCCGCTGTTCTTCAACAAGATTTTTTGCTGACCGAGCAAGCTTTTGTGTGTTTAAAGTAAAAAGAGGAGATTTGAGTAGTGGAAGTCTTGTGCATAAAGCAAGTTTACCTAAAAAATATTGTGATTAGCCATTGAGCCACAAAGATGTGTTTGTCAAGTGATGGCTCTTTATCTGTATTTTGCATCCCAAAAAGCTACATAGTGGCAAAATCGAATGCATTGGAGGAAAAGAGCAGTACCAGGGCCTCATCTGTGTAGGTCACTCTCGCTACAGTCAACCAGGATGATGATAATGTTCTTAAATGAATTGATGAAAGTGCATAGAAGAACCCCTCATTTCCAATAAAAACTAATTGACTAAGGCTCCATTTTAAGTTAGCTTTATCAGCATATGAATAATGTCTGGgatgaaataaatacaattcAATTTAGTAATTCAGAGGGAATATTGAAGAGAGGGCATAACATTGTTGGCAACAATCTGTTACTGAGATTTACCTCAAGATGCAAGTTTTGGTGAAACAGAGCCTCCTTATATTTTTTCAGCGCACACAAACACTCTCCCACTTTTCTGTGAGCAATAGCAGCTCCAATAGTGTCTTGACTTGCTTCAGATAACTGCACTTCCCTTGTGTGTTCCTTAACAGCCTTTTCATAGAATCCTAAGTAAGTTGAATGACACACTTCACTTTACATCACATGATATGCACCATGCTAAGTTAAgtttaaattatcttttaatcaGTTTTAATCTGAATGTAGTATGGGGTTGTGCGGAGatctttacaaaaacaaagcGGTAGTCCCAAAGTCGCCATCGTTTcctttatccaagaactgtgTGCATAATGAGGTATGTGGCTCTCCGGGCATTTTACCCTGAGTTATGAGTTGATATTGATTATTAATGACATTTACCTCGTTTTATTGGTCGAATTCGTTCTGTTAACAAGATCTCACAATACGTAATCAAGTGTTCTCACCATAATGGAAAAGCATTTCCCCAACAGCATTGCAGAGTTTAGCCTCTTCGGCTAGATCACCTTTTTCCTGcgctttaagttttttcttcttgagcTCTAAATAAAAAACGGGCAAAAAAGAATCATGAACACATTAAGACCTTCAATGTTTAATCTCGTCGATCTGTCTCCATGTGAACTTTACTTTAGATCTATCGATAGCTAAGATGCTATATATCTTTGAGTTGTTTGACAAAAAAAGCAAGGCAAAAATAAGAACATACGTTTAAGCTCCCTTTCGAAGTTTGCTTCCATCTCCAGTGATCGGTAGTGTTCATCTATTTTCCATATTATTGAGAatagaaaaagttattttttcagaaaacttcCATCGACGTCTTCAAAAATGGCGGGTTTTGCAAGACTGGTACTCAGTCCACAGCTGAATAGCCTCGTACAAGCCTCGCTTTGATTTGGGAGCGACCAAACCTCCCACGATTCTCTTCGCTCGTCATCACGATGTTTATTGTTGACGAGGTCAGGGGACTTTGACGATGTATTTGGTGTCtttacttttgtgtttatttttaatgtcGCAACAGGAATCGATTAGATTTTAGCTCGGGAGGGAAGTACAGCTCAGGATTGCTTACTCAGTTATATAACTGTTTTATTCCGAGCGCGTATAATTGTCAGCAACGGGTATTTGTTTTGCCCTCTTCGAATTTTACTTGCGGACTTCTCAAAATGGCGTCCGTTTTTCGAAAACTGGTTAGACGTGAATCCCGCAACGGAGAAGGTAGCGATAAGAGTGGGTGTAAAACAAAGGGAAACTCGGACCTCAAGAGCGAAAGAAAGGATGGGGAATTTAGCAATCAAACTCAAGAAAGCAGTACAGAAACAAGACACCTAAATTCTTTGCCGGCGAAAACCGCAGGGAGTAATGGTGTGAAAACAAGCGATGTGAATGAAATGTCTTCCTCTCATGCTCAAAGGGTTCGAGCAAAGCGACTCATGAAAGAATTTCATGATGTAACTGTGCGTTGTgacaacaaattattttcagcAGAACTTGTGGAGGATAATCTTTACGAATGGAACGTGAAATTATACAAAATCGACACAGATAGTTTGTTATATAGGGATATGGTTGAAACTGGAACCAAGTTCATTCTATTGAATATTACATTTCCCGATAATTTTCCCTTTGCGCCTCCGTTTATGCGAGTTTCTGCGCCGCGAATCGAAGGAGGCTTCGTTTTAGACGGTGGAGCGATTTGTATGGAGCTATTGACTCCCAAAGGATGGAGTAGTGCTTATACTGTTGAGGCTATAGTGTTACAGTTCTCTGCTGCCGTTGTGAAAGGTCAAGGACGAATCGACCGATCAACCAAAAAGGCATTCTCTAAGAAAGAGGCAGAATCTGCTTATAAACGATTAGTGAAGACGCACGAGAAATATGGCTGGGTAACACCACCGAAATCAGAAGGTTAGAGCTGTAAGAAATGTTGTTGTCAATCCGGTGGAGGTATTTCCAGTGGATCCTACTGAATCAAGACCGGCTTATTTTCAATTCGCAGAATTTCTAAATCGATATTGTGGTTCGCTGGTCAGCAACAAACATTCTGCATCAGGCTGATTCTAAATGAAGTTTGCACTCATTGAATCACTCAGAATTAAGAGATTGTcaattggataattttttttcggagattcagaaattattttatttttgaataacACATCACTTAGTGGTAAATGCtgaaaaacagtaaaatcatgtttcatttacttatttCAAACTTACTTGTGCCTCCTGCCACATCACATTTTCTAGTCAGGTCTTAAGTAGTTTTTTGGACAAGTTCTATTCAAGAGAAAGTGGATCAATTGGAAATTCAATCATGGAAAAGGTATTGATGGAAAGTTCTGTTAACTATAGGCCTCTTTTTCTCCTTATAGCACAACCTTTTTAATGTGTACTCAATAAAATAATGTATAAAGTTATACCctagtaaaaattaaaaaaatgaatgggcAAAATTTTCCTATTGAAAAGCAACCAGCAGATAATTTGTAAATATGCCACTGCATTTCAGtcacaattccttttttttgttagttgtTGTGCTATAGAAGCAGTAATTTGATTCACACAGCACTCTGTAATGTTCCTTTTCGTATTAGGAAAAtgtgttgtgttttgttaaatcccttaaaaattaaactgatgTCAAATTAGACAAAATATCAACTACAAAgctataaaaaataa
This region of Pocillopora verrucosa isolate sample1 chromosome 3, ASM3666991v2, whole genome shotgun sequence genomic DNA includes:
- the LOC131777137 gene encoding ubiquitin-conjugating enzyme E2Q-like protein 1, translating into MASVFRKLVRRESRNGEGSDKSGCKTKGNSDLKSERKDGEFSNQTQESSTETRHLNSLPAKTAGSNGVKTSDVNEMSSSHAQRVRAKRLMKEFHDVTVRCDNKLFSAELVEDNLYEWNVKLYKIDTDSLLYRDMVETGTKFILLNITFPDNFPFAPPFMRVSAPRIEGGFVLDGGAICMELLTPKGWSSAYTVEAIVLQFSAAVVKGQGRIDRSTKKAFSKKEAESAYKRLVKTHEKYGWVTPPKSEG